A single region of the Streptomyces vilmorinianum genome encodes:
- a CDS encoding SGNH/GDSL hydrolase family protein, which translates to MARRIAAGAAYGGGSIGLLGVAAVGVLLAEVQLAKRTVGGGVAPLPPGAEGLYGRSFGAPDPASKPGADPGSHPGPNPGGNPGANPGPNPGPDPAPTPLRLALLGDSTAAGQGVRRSGQTPGALLASGLAAVAERPVVLRNVALPGARSDDLERQVSLLLSAPAGPPDVCVIMIGANDVTHRMPPTESVRHLAAAVRRLRTAGAEVVVGTCPDLGTIEPVYQPLRWLARRVSRQLAAAQTIVVVEQGGRTVSLGDLLGPEFAANPREMFGADNYHPSAEGYATAAMAVLPTVCAALGVWPETDRLEPERREDMLPVAKAAAEAAKEAGTEVTGVRAPWALLKHRRRRRLPETAAPEPTPASASASEEAHRP; encoded by the coding sequence GTGGCACGGCGGATCGCGGCGGGCGCGGCGTACGGCGGCGGGAGCATCGGGCTGCTCGGGGTGGCGGCGGTGGGTGTGCTCCTGGCCGAGGTGCAGCTGGCGAAGAGGACGGTCGGGGGCGGGGTGGCGCCGCTGCCGCCGGGGGCGGAGGGGCTGTACGGGCGCTCGTTCGGGGCGCCGGATCCCGCGTCGAAGCCGGGGGCCGACCCGGGCTCGCACCCGGGCCCGAACCCCGGCGGGAACCCGGGGGCCAACCCCGGCCCGAACCCCGGCCCGGATCCCGCCCCGACCCCCCTGAGGCTGGCCCTTCTGGGTGATTCGACGGCCGCGGGTCAGGGGGTGCGCCGGTCGGGCCAGACGCCGGGGGCGCTGCTGGCCTCGGGCCTCGCCGCGGTGGCGGAGCGCCCGGTGGTCCTGCGGAACGTGGCGCTGCCAGGGGCCCGCTCGGACGACCTGGAGCGTCAGGTGTCGCTGCTCCTGTCGGCCCCGGCGGGCCCGCCGGACGTGTGCGTGATCATGATCGGCGCGAACGACGTGACCCACCGGATGCCGCCCACGGAGTCGGTGCGGCACCTGGCGGCGGCGGTGCGGCGGCTGCGGACGGCGGGGGCGGAGGTGGTCGTGGGGACCTGTCCTGACCTGGGGACGATCGAGCCGGTGTACCAGCCCTTGCGGTGGCTGGCGCGGCGGGTGTCGCGGCAGCTGGCGGCGGCGCAGACGATCGTGGTCGTCGAGCAGGGCGGACGGACGGTGTCGCTGGGGGATCTGCTGGGCCCTGAGTTCGCGGCGAATCCGCGGGAGATGTTCGGGGCGGACAACTACCACCCGTCGGCGGAGGGCTACGCGACGGCCGCGATGGCGGTGCTGCCGACGGTGTGCGCGGCGCTCGGCGTATGGCCGGAAACGGACCGGCTGGAGCCGGAGCGCCGCGAGGACATGCTGCCGGTGGCGAAGGCGGCGGCGGAGGCGGCGAAGGAGGCCGGTACGGAGGTCACGGGCGTACGGGCTCCGTGGGCGCTCCTGAAGCACCGGCGCCGGCGGCGGCTCCCGGAGACCGCGGCCCCGGAGCCGACCCCGGCCTCGGCCTCGGCCTCGGAGGAGGCACACCGCCCGTGA
- a CDS encoding DUF4287 domain-containing protein: MSHAFSEETHRNLLARIPHCTGREVSDWLRTVEEGPSLVRFEEKVNWLRGAHDLAYGHAKAIIHEYDLRRAARRLL, encoded by the coding sequence ATGTCCCACGCATTCTCCGAAGAGACCCATCGCAACCTGCTCGCCCGCATTCCCCATTGCACCGGTCGTGAAGTCTCCGACTGGCTCCGCACCGTCGAGGAAGGCCCCTCCCTCGTCCGCTTCGAGGAGAAGGTCAACTGGCTCCGGGGCGCGCACGACCTCGCGTACGGCCACGCGAAGGCGATCATCCACGAGTACGACCTCCGGCGGGCGGCCCGCCGGCTGCTCTGA
- a CDS encoding SAM-dependent methyltransferase yields MADAASRLTTLAEELLGVPLPVRLRAWDGSESGPAGGPVLIVRERRALRRLLWKPGELGLARAWVAGEIDVEGDLYEVLDRLAGLIWERGEETRGALESVRDPKLRAAARALLKLAGPFPPPAPPAEEVRRRSGSRHSKRRDKQAISHHYDVGNDFYELVLGPSMVYSCAYWTEGGTLEDAQRDKLDLVARKLNLKKGDRLLDVGCGWGSMAIHAARAYGAQVVGITLSREQAAFARKRIAEEGLTDRIEIRVQDYRDVKDGPYDAISSIGMAEHVGAVRYREYADTLYALLKPGGRLLNHQISRRPTPDEEAYEVDTFIDAYVFPDGELAPMGRTLTTLEDAGFEVRDVEALREHYALTLRRWVANLEGDWSRAVRNTSPGRARIWRLYMAASAVSFERNRIGVNQFLAVRTPESGASGLALRPRVWSESQGR; encoded by the coding sequence ATGGCCGACGCCGCGTCGCGGCTGACCACTCTCGCCGAGGAACTGCTGGGAGTGCCGCTCCCGGTCCGTCTGCGGGCCTGGGACGGCAGCGAGTCCGGGCCCGCCGGCGGCCCCGTCCTCATCGTCCGGGAGCGCCGCGCCCTGCGCCGGCTGCTGTGGAAGCCGGGCGAACTGGGCCTCGCGCGGGCCTGGGTGGCCGGTGAGATCGACGTCGAGGGGGATCTGTACGAGGTCCTGGACCGGCTCGCGGGGCTGATCTGGGAGCGCGGAGAGGAGACCAGGGGCGCCCTGGAGTCCGTACGCGACCCGAAGCTGCGGGCCGCCGCCCGCGCCCTGCTCAAGCTGGCCGGGCCCTTCCCGCCGCCGGCGCCGCCCGCCGAGGAGGTGCGCCGCCGCTCCGGCTCCCGCCACAGCAAACGCCGCGACAAGCAGGCGATCAGTCACCACTACGACGTGGGCAACGACTTCTACGAGCTGGTCCTCGGGCCCTCGATGGTCTACTCGTGCGCGTACTGGACCGAGGGCGGCACGCTCGAGGACGCCCAGCGCGACAAGCTGGACCTCGTCGCCCGCAAGCTGAACCTGAAGAAGGGCGACCGGCTTCTCGACGTCGGCTGCGGCTGGGGCTCCATGGCCATCCACGCCGCCCGCGCGTACGGCGCCCAGGTCGTCGGCATCACCCTCTCCCGCGAACAGGCCGCCTTCGCCCGCAAGCGGATCGCCGAGGAGGGTCTGACCGACCGGATCGAGATCCGCGTCCAGGACTACCGGGACGTCAAGGACGGCCCGTACGACGCGATTTCGTCCATCGGCATGGCCGAGCACGTCGGCGCGGTCCGCTACCGCGAGTACGCCGACACGCTGTACGCCCTCCTGAAGCCGGGCGGCCGGCTGCTCAACCACCAGATCTCCCGGCGCCCCACGCCCGACGAGGAGGCCTACGAGGTCGATACGTTCATCGACGCGTACGTCTTCCCGGACGGCGAACTGGCCCCGATGGGCCGCACGCTGACGACGCTTGAGGACGCCGGCTTCGAGGTCCGCGACGTGGAGGCGCTGCGCGAGCACTACGCGCTGACGCTGCGCCGCTGGGTGGCCAATCTGGAGGGCGACTGGAGCCGGGCCGTACGGAACACCTCGCCGGGGCGGGCGAGGATCTGGCGGCTCTACATGGCCGCCTCCGCGGTCTCCTTCGAGCGCAACCGGATCGGGGTGAACCAGTTCCTCGCGGTGCGGACGCCGGAGTCGGGGGCGTCGGGCCTCGCGTTGCGGCCCCGGGTGTGGAGCGAGTCCCAAGGGCGTTGA
- a CDS encoding NAD(P)/FAD-dependent oxidoreductase, giving the protein MSTTERPRILVVGGGYVGLYAARRILKKMRFGEATVTVVDPRSYMTYQPFLPEAAAGSISPRHVVVPLRRVVRGAEVLTGRVTSIDQDRKVATVAPLVGEAYDLPFDYLVIAMGAVSRTFPIPGLAEQGIGMKGVEEAIGLRNHVLEQLDKADSTTDEEVRRKALTFVFVGGGFAGAETIGEVEDMARDAAKYYTNVKREDMRFILVDAADKILPEVGPELGRWGKEHLESRGIEIYLSTSMDSCVDGHVVLKNGLEVDSNTIVWTAGVKPNPALARFGLPLGPRGHVDAQPTLQVTGTDYIWAAGDNAQVPDVASRKAGVENAWCPPNAQHALRQAKVLGDNVVSGMRGFPQKTYEHSNKGAVAGLGLHKGVAMIVMGKMKIKLKGRLAWYMHRSYHGMAVPTWNRKIRVFADWTLAMFLKREVVSLGAIESPREEFYEAAKPAPAPAAPAQEKAKAS; this is encoded by the coding sequence ATGAGCACCACGGAGCGTCCCAGGATCCTCGTAGTAGGCGGTGGGTACGTAGGCCTGTACGCAGCTCGACGCATCCTCAAGAAGATGCGTTTCGGAGAGGCGACCGTCACGGTCGTCGACCCGCGCTCGTACATGACGTACCAGCCCTTCCTCCCCGAAGCCGCCGCAGGCAGCATCTCCCCGCGCCACGTCGTCGTCCCGCTGCGACGCGTCGTGCGCGGAGCCGAGGTGCTCACCGGTCGCGTCACCAGCATCGATCAGGACCGCAAGGTCGCCACGGTCGCGCCGCTCGTCGGCGAGGCCTACGACCTGCCCTTCGACTACCTGGTCATCGCGATGGGCGCGGTCTCCCGCACCTTCCCGATCCCCGGCCTCGCCGAGCAGGGCATCGGCATGAAGGGCGTGGAGGAGGCCATCGGCCTCCGCAACCACGTCCTGGAGCAGCTGGACAAGGCTGACTCGACGACCGACGAGGAGGTCCGCCGCAAGGCGCTGACCTTCGTCTTCGTGGGCGGCGGCTTCGCCGGCGCGGAGACCATCGGCGAGGTCGAGGACATGGCCCGCGACGCGGCGAAGTACTACACCAACGTGAAGCGCGAGGACATGCGCTTCATCCTGGTCGACGCCGCCGACAAGATCCTTCCCGAGGTGGGCCCGGAGCTGGGCCGCTGGGGCAAGGAGCACCTGGAGAGCCGCGGCATCGAGATCTACCTCTCGACGTCGATGGACTCCTGCGTGGACGGCCACGTCGTGCTGAAGAACGGCCTCGAGGTCGACTCCAACACGATCGTGTGGACCGCCGGCGTGAAGCCCAACCCGGCGCTGGCCCGCTTCGGCCTCCCGCTCGGCCCGCGCGGCCACGTGGACGCCCAGCCGACCCTCCAGGTCACCGGCACCGACTACATCTGGGCCGCGGGCGACAACGCCCAGGTCCCGGACGTGGCCTCCCGCAAGGCCGGTGTCGAGAACGCCTGGTGCCCGCCGAACGCCCAGCACGCGCTGCGCCAGGCCAAGGTCCTCGGCGACAACGTGGTCTCCGGCATGCGGGGCTTCCCGCAGAAGACGTACGAGCACTCCAACAAGGGTGCGGTGGCGGGTCTCGGCCTCCACAAGGGCGTCGCGATGATCGTCATGGGCAAGATGAAGATCAAGCTCAAGGGCCGGCTCGCCTGGTACATGCACCGCAGCTACCACGGCATGGCCGTGCCGACCTGGAACCGCAAGATCCGCGTCTTCGCCGACTGGACCCTGGCGATGTTCCTCAAGCGCGAGGTCGTCTCCCTGGGCGCCATCGAGTCGCCGCGTGAGGAGTTCTACGAGGCGGCCAAGCCCGCCCCGGCTCCCGCCGCTCCGGCGCAGGAGAAGGCCAAGGCCTCCTGA
- a CDS encoding ABC transporter permease, whose product MFRTALRNVFAHKARLLMTVLAVMLGVAFVSGTLVFTDTLSQAFRSQSAKSYDDVAVAVSLHPDPETARTTPGLSQEVLDRIGKVDGVAAASGRVDGFAGVPDKDGKLIGVGWSNKGTNFAPGKDGKDRAYDFTSGTGPVKDSQIALDKETAAKGGYKVGDTVRVATNGPVKEYTLSGVFTTEDGAVSAGGSLVLFDTAVAQQQYLKPGFYQDITVTAVSGASADKLLDEVLKVVPKAATAQTGQALADQQAEEIESGLSAVNQVLLGFAGIALFVGVFLISNTFTMLVAQRTKELALMRAVGASRKQITRSVLAEAGVVGLVASVVGYGLGVAMALGLRKGMSAFELKVPDGPLVLGTTPIVSALAVGILITMLAAWLPGRRAAKIPPVAAMSSVHAAATTKSLVVRNSIGAAFTALGAVLIVLGAGEGGETGRLFIAGGAFVTLIGVIVLIPLLSRPVIAVIRPLFVGVFGVSGKLAGLNAVRNPRRTGATASALAIGLTLVTGLSVLGTTVGAALDKMTTDNIKADYMVQMASGDSLNPSALAAIEKAPGVIAASPQQAGWLELKGQIASASGVTPVDIEQLFHLSVVSGSLDSLATGRIAVAETTATKQGWKVGDTLPAEFGDKQKSSLTVGAVFKDSEFVSPVMVDAKILSAHDPQPYIREIYVAMDGGASAQGEKTLARAMGDNPAIVVMDQKDIRDTFGGAINMMLNIMYGLLAMALVIAVLGVVNTLAMSVFERQQEIGMLRAIGLDRRRVKRMVRLEAVVISLFGAVVGIGLGSFLGWALGETLKANLPGYALVLPWDRIGIFLVLAGLVGVLAAMWPARSAAKLNVLAAIKAE is encoded by the coding sequence ATGTTCCGTACCGCCTTGCGCAATGTGTTCGCGCACAAGGCCAGGCTGCTGATGACCGTGCTCGCCGTCATGCTCGGCGTGGCCTTCGTCTCCGGCACCCTCGTCTTCACCGACACCCTCTCCCAGGCCTTCCGCAGCCAGTCGGCCAAGAGCTACGACGACGTGGCCGTCGCCGTCAGCCTGCACCCTGACCCGGAGACCGCCCGCACGACGCCCGGCCTCTCCCAGGAGGTCCTCGACAGGATCGGGAAGGTCGACGGGGTCGCCGCCGCGTCCGGTCGGGTCGACGGCTTCGCCGGCGTGCCCGACAAGGACGGCAAGCTGATCGGCGTCGGCTGGTCCAACAAGGGCACCAACTTCGCGCCCGGCAAGGACGGCAAGGACCGCGCCTACGACTTCACCTCCGGCACCGGCCCGGTGAAGGACAGCCAGATCGCGCTCGACAAGGAGACCGCCGCCAAGGGCGGCTACAAGGTCGGTGACACGGTCCGGGTCGCCACCAACGGCCCGGTGAAGGAGTACACCCTCTCCGGTGTCTTCACCACCGAGGACGGCGCCGTCAGCGCCGGCGGCAGCCTGGTCCTGTTCGACACCGCCGTGGCGCAGCAGCAGTATCTGAAGCCCGGTTTCTACCAGGACATCACCGTCACCGCCGTGTCCGGCGCGAGCGCGGACAAGCTCCTCGACGAGGTCCTGAAGGTCGTCCCGAAGGCCGCCACGGCCCAGACCGGCCAGGCGCTCGCCGACCAGCAGGCCGAGGAGATCGAGTCCGGTCTCTCCGCGGTCAACCAGGTGCTGCTCGGCTTCGCCGGCATCGCGCTCTTCGTCGGTGTCTTCCTGATCTCCAACACCTTCACCATGCTGGTCGCGCAGCGCACCAAGGAGCTCGCGCTGATGCGGGCCGTCGGCGCCTCGCGCAAGCAGATCACCCGCTCCGTCCTCGCCGAGGCCGGTGTGGTCGGCCTGGTCGCCTCTGTCGTCGGCTACGGCCTGGGTGTGGCGATGGCCCTCGGGCTGCGCAAGGGCATGAGCGCGTTCGAGCTGAAGGTGCCGGACGGCCCGCTGGTCCTCGGCACCACCCCGATCGTCTCGGCCCTCGCCGTGGGCATCCTGATCACCATGCTCGCCGCCTGGCTGCCCGGTCGCCGCGCCGCGAAGATCCCGCCGGTCGCCGCGATGAGCAGCGTCCACGCGGCCGCGACGACCAAGTCCCTCGTCGTCCGCAACTCCATCGGCGCCGCGTTCACCGCGCTCGGTGCGGTCCTGATCGTGCTCGGCGCGGGCGAGGGCGGCGAGACCGGCCGGCTGTTCATCGCGGGCGGTGCCTTCGTCACCCTCATCGGTGTGATCGTGCTGATCCCGCTCCTCTCCCGCCCGGTGATCGCCGTGATCCGTCCGCTGTTCGTCGGCGTCTTCGGGGTCTCCGGCAAGCTCGCCGGCCTGAACGCGGTCCGCAACCCGCGCCGTACCGGCGCCACCGCCTCCGCGCTCGCCATCGGTCTGACCCTGGTCACCGGCCTCTCGGTGCTCGGGACGACGGTCGGCGCGGCCCTGGACAAGATGACGACGGACAACATCAAAGCCGACTACATGGTCCAGATGGCCTCCGGCGACAGTCTGAACCCCTCCGCGCTCGCCGCGATCGAGAAGGCCCCCGGTGTCATCGCCGCCTCCCCGCAGCAGGCCGGCTGGCTCGAACTGAAGGGCCAGATCGCCTCGGCGTCCGGTGTCACCCCCGTCGACATCGAGCAGCTCTTCCATCTCTCCGTCGTGAGCGGCTCGCTCGATTCCCTCGCAACCGGCCGGATCGCGGTCGCCGAGACGACCGCGACCAAGCAGGGCTGGAAGGTCGGCGACACGCTGCCGGCCGAGTTCGGCGACAAGCAGAAGAGCTCGCTGACGGTCGGCGCGGTCTTCAAGGACAGCGAGTTCGTCTCGCCGGTCATGGTGGACGCGAAGATCCTCTCCGCGCACGACCCGCAGCCCTACATCAGGGAGATCTACGTCGCGATGGACGGCGGCGCCTCCGCGCAGGGCGAGAAGACGCTCGCGCGGGCGATGGGGGACAACCCGGCCATCGTCGTCATGGACCAGAAGGACATCCGTGACACCTTCGGCGGCGCGATCAACATGATGCTGAACATCATGTACGGCCTGCTGGCGATGGCCCTGGTCATCGCGGTCCTCGGCGTCGTCAACACGCTCGCCATGTCCGTCTTCGAACGGCAGCAGGAGATCGGCATGCTGCGGGCGATCGGTCTCGACCGGCGCCGGGTCAAGCGGATGGTCCGTCTGGAGGCCGTGGTCATCTCGCTGTTCGGCGCGGTGGTCGGCATCGGTCTCGGCTCGTTCCTCGGCTGGGCGCTCGGCGAGACGCTCAAGGCCAACCTGCCGGGCTACGCGCTCGTCCTGCCCTGGGACCGGATCGGGATCTTCCTGGTCCTGGCCGGACTGGTCGGCGTTCTGGCGGCGATGTGGCCGGCCCGCAGCGCGGCGAAGCTGAACGTGCTGGCCGCGATCAAGGCCGAGTAG
- a CDS encoding ABC transporter ATP-binding protein, translated as MTTTPTVPRSTAVAARATDLSKVYGQGETQVVALDRVTVDFRQGEFTAIMGPSGSGKSTLMHCVAGLDSFSSGSVRLGETELGTLKDKQLTQLRRDKIGFIFQAFNLLPTLTAMENITLPMDIAGRRPDKQWVEKVIDMIGLSGRLGHRPSQLSGGQQQRVAVARALASRPEIIFGDEPTGNLDSRSGAEVLGFLRNSVRELGQTVVMVTHDPVAASYADRVIFLADGRIVDEMLSPTADGVLDRMKAFDAKGRTS; from the coding sequence GTGACCACCACCCCCACCGTGCCCCGCTCCACCGCGGTGGCCGCCCGCGCCACGGATCTCTCGAAGGTCTACGGACAGGGCGAGACCCAGGTGGTCGCCCTGGACCGGGTCACCGTGGACTTCCGGCAGGGCGAGTTCACCGCGATCATGGGCCCGTCCGGCTCCGGCAAGTCGACCCTGATGCACTGTGTCGCCGGCCTGGACTCCTTCAGCTCCGGTTCGGTCCGGCTGGGCGAGACCGAGCTGGGCACCCTGAAGGACAAGCAGCTCACGCAGCTGCGCCGGGACAAGATCGGCTTCATCTTCCAGGCGTTCAACCTGCTGCCGACGCTGACGGCGATGGAGAACATCACGCTGCCGATGGACATCGCGGGCCGTAGGCCCGACAAGCAGTGGGTGGAGAAGGTCATCGACATGATCGGCCTGTCCGGCCGGCTGGGCCACCGCCCCTCGCAGCTCTCCGGCGGCCAGCAGCAGCGCGTCGCCGTGGCCCGCGCGCTGGCCTCCCGCCCCGAGATCATCTTCGGCGACGAGCCGACCGGAAACCTGGACTCGCGCTCGGGCGCGGAGGTGCTGGGGTTCCTGCGCAATTCGGTACGTGAGCTGGGGCAGACGGTCGTCATGGTCACGCACGACCCGGTCGCCGCGTCCTACGCCGACCGGGTGATCTTCCTCGCGGACGGCCGGATCGTCGACGAGATGCTCAGCCCGACGGCGGACGGCGTGCTCGACCGCATGAAGGCCTTCGACGCCAAGGGCCGCACGAGCTGA
- a CDS encoding Bax inhibitor-1/YccA family protein, with translation MRSSNPVFSRRGFSRDNGGYAGFNAQQPQAGGPAVGTNPYAEGAANPYATNPYAQDTQLGAPQQVRGNVMTIDDVVSRTAMTLGTVVLTAALSWIVMPVDPANLGKSYAVAIGAALVAFVLAMVQSFKRKPSPALILAYAAFEGFFLGVISAAVSTYISPGVVAQAVLGTMAVFAGVLIAYKMRWIRVTRRFYGFVMAAAIGFILLMAVNALFSLFDGAGDGLGFRSGGLGILFGVIGIILGACFLALDFKQVEDGVTYGAPREESWLAAFGLTMTLVWIYLEMLRVLSILQGND, from the coding sequence ATGAGGAGCAGCAACCCGGTCTTCTCGCGACGGGGGTTCAGCCGCGACAACGGCGGCTACGCGGGCTTCAACGCGCAGCAGCCGCAGGCCGGGGGCCCCGCCGTTGGAACCAACCCGTATGCCGAGGGCGCGGCGAACCCGTACGCGACCAACCCGTACGCACAGGACACCCAGCTCGGCGCCCCGCAGCAGGTGCGCGGCAATGTGATGACGATCGACGACGTCGTGAGCCGTACGGCCATGACGCTCGGCACGGTCGTGCTCACCGCCGCCCTGTCGTGGATCGTGATGCCGGTCGACCCGGCGAACCTCGGAAAGTCGTACGCCGTCGCCATCGGCGCCGCTCTGGTGGCGTTCGTCCTGGCGATGGTGCAGTCCTTCAAGCGCAAGCCCTCGCCGGCTCTGATCCTGGCGTACGCGGCGTTCGAGGGCTTCTTCCTCGGTGTGATCTCGGCCGCGGTCTCGACCTACATCTCGCCCGGTGTGGTCGCCCAGGCGGTACTCGGCACGATGGCGGTCTTCGCCGGCGTGCTGATCGCGTACAAGATGCGCTGGATCCGCGTCACCCGCCGTTTCTACGGCTTCGTGATGGCGGCGGCGATCGGCTTCATCCTGCTGATGGCCGTGAACGCGCTCTTCTCGCTCTTCGACGGCGCCGGTGACGGCCTGGGCTTCCGCAGCGGCGGCCTCGGCATCCTCTTCGGTGTCATCGGCATCATCCTCGGTGCCTGCTTCCTCGCCCTGGACTTCAAGCAGGTCGAGGACGGCGTGACGTACGGCGCCCCGCGCGAGGAGTCCTGGCTGGCGGCCTTCGGCCTCACCATGACCCTGGTGTGGATCTACCTGGAGATGCTGCGCGTGCTGTCGATCCTGCAGGGCAACGACTGA
- a CDS encoding phospholipase D-like domain-containing protein, producing the protein MNRPTRLLLALAAATGLLTLAAVPGSAAPATEAAEVAAVSTTATFNDPGGDATAQNRVRDHIRDLIDQAPAGSSITAGLYTFTDDSVTDALYAAKNRGVNVKIIVDHTSVTMTGGEYDRLATRLGTDRTQGSWVYACPAGRGCVGTRQLPSDSDGAINHNKFYLFSSTGGADNVVVQTSANLTGVQRTDLFNNAVTIVDAGLYGIYQAYFADLLSYGTSSTGLSHYYKTPSSGAYKTYFFPRKEAAGTEYNNDASTDTIKLILDNVSCSGGTQIRMAANLFTRDEVATKLVALKNAGCSVILAHDGYPGSLGATVESIISGKLTQRVQCYEDRGTGVAKAGLHSKYLLIEGTYNGASGRKLVFTGSHNYTYPALRANDETLLKIDNAALYDQYKANHAHLMSYCAGS; encoded by the coding sequence GTGAACCGTCCCACCCGACTGCTGCTGGCCCTCGCCGCCGCCACCGGTCTGCTCACCCTCGCCGCCGTCCCGGGCAGCGCCGCCCCCGCCACCGAGGCGGCCGAGGTGGCCGCGGTCTCCACCACCGCCACCTTCAACGACCCCGGCGGCGACGCCACCGCCCAGAACCGCGTCCGCGACCACATCCGCGACCTGATCGACCAGGCTCCCGCGGGCTCCTCCATCACCGCCGGGCTCTACACCTTCACCGACGACAGCGTCACCGACGCCCTCTACGCCGCCAAGAACCGCGGCGTGAACGTCAAGATCATCGTCGACCACACCTCCGTGACGATGACCGGCGGCGAGTACGACCGCCTGGCCACCCGCCTCGGCACCGACCGCACCCAGGGCTCCTGGGTCTACGCCTGCCCCGCGGGCCGCGGCTGCGTCGGCACCCGCCAGCTGCCCAGCGACAGCGACGGCGCCATCAACCACAACAAGTTCTACCTGTTCTCCTCCACCGGAGGAGCGGACAACGTCGTCGTGCAGACCTCGGCCAACCTGACCGGCGTCCAGCGCACCGACCTCTTCAACAACGCCGTCACCATCGTCGACGCCGGCCTCTACGGCATCTACCAGGCCTACTTCGCCGACCTGCTCTCCTACGGCACCTCGTCGACCGGCCTGAGCCACTACTACAAGACCCCGAGCAGCGGCGCGTACAAGACGTACTTCTTCCCGCGCAAGGAGGCCGCGGGCACCGAGTACAACAACGACGCCTCCACCGACACCATCAAGCTGATCCTCGACAACGTCAGCTGCTCCGGCGGCACCCAGATCCGCATGGCGGCCAACCTCTTCACCCGTGACGAGGTCGCCACCAAGCTCGTCGCCCTGAAGAACGCGGGCTGCTCCGTGATCCTCGCCCACGACGGCTACCCCGGCTCGCTGGGCGCGACCGTCGAGTCGATCATCTCCGGCAAGCTCACCCAGCGCGTCCAGTGCTACGAGGACCGCGGCACCGGCGTCGCCAAGGCCGGACTGCACTCCAAGTACCTGCTCATCGAGGGCACGTACAACGGGGCGAGCGGGCGGAAGCTGGTCTTCACCGGCAGCCACAACTACACCTACCCGGCCCTGCGGGCCAACGACGAGACGCTGCTCAAGATCGACAACGCGGCGCTCTACGACCAGTACAAGGCGAACCACGCGCACCTGATGTCGTACTGCGCGGGCAGCTGA
- a CDS encoding acetyl-CoA C-acetyltransferase, with the protein MPEAVIVSTARSPIGRAFKGSLKDLRPDDLTATIIQAALAKVPELDPRDIDDLMLGCGLPGGEQGNNLGRIVAVQMGMDHLPGCTITRYCSSSLQTSRMALHAIKAGEGDVFISAGVEMVSRFVKGNSDSLPDTHNPLFADAEARTAAVAASEGSTWHDPREDGLVPDAYIAMGQTAENLARWKGISRQEMDEFGVRSQNLAEQAIKNGFWEREITPVTTPDGTVVSTDDGPRAGVTLEGVQGLKPVFRPDGLVTAANCCPLNDGAAALVIMSDTKARELGLTPLARIVSTGVSGLSPEIMGLGPVEASKQALKRAGLTIGDIDLAEINEAFAAQVIPSYQDLGLDLDKVNVNGGAIAVGHPFGMTGARITGTLINSLQFHDKQFGLETMCVGGGQGMAMVIERLS; encoded by the coding sequence ATGCCCGAAGCCGTCATCGTCTCGACCGCCCGCTCCCCCATCGGCCGGGCCTTCAAGGGCTCCCTGAAGGACCTGCGGCCCGACGACCTCACCGCCACGATCATCCAGGCCGCCCTCGCCAAGGTCCCCGAGCTGGACCCGCGCGACATCGACGACCTGATGCTCGGCTGCGGCCTCCCGGGCGGCGAGCAGGGCAACAACCTGGGCCGGATCGTCGCCGTCCAGATGGGGATGGACCACCTCCCCGGCTGCACGATCACCCGCTACTGCTCGTCCTCCCTGCAGACCTCCCGTATGGCGCTGCACGCCATCAAGGCCGGCGAGGGCGACGTCTTCATCTCGGCCGGTGTCGAGATGGTCTCCCGCTTCGTGAAGGGCAACTCCGACTCCCTGCCCGACACGCACAACCCCCTCTTCGCCGACGCCGAGGCCCGCACCGCCGCCGTCGCCGCGTCCGAGGGCTCCACCTGGCACGACCCGCGCGAGGACGGCCTCGTCCCCGACGCGTACATCGCCATGGGCCAGACCGCCGAGAACCTGGCCCGGTGGAAGGGCATCAGCCGCCAGGAGATGGACGAGTTCGGCGTACGGTCCCAGAACCTCGCCGAGCAGGCCATCAAGAACGGCTTCTGGGAGCGCGAGATCACCCCGGTGACGACCCCGGACGGCACGGTCGTCAGCACGGACGACGGCCCGCGCGCCGGCGTCACCCTGGAGGGCGTGCAGGGCCTCAAGCCCGTCTTCCGCCCCGACGGCCTGGTCACCGCCGCCAACTGCTGCCCGCTCAACGACGGCGCCGCGGCCCTCGTGATCATGTCGGACACCAAGGCCCGCGAGCTCGGCCTGACCCCGCTCGCCCGCATCGTCTCCACCGGCGTCTCCGGTCTCTCCCCCGAGATCATGGGCCTCGGCCCGGTCGAGGCCTCGAAGCAGGCCCTCAAGCGCGCCGGTCTGACGATCGGCGACATCGACCTGGCCGAGATCAACGAGGCCTTCGCGGCCCAGGTCATCCCGTCCTACCAGGACCTGGGTCTGGATCTGGACAAGGTGAACGTCAACGGTGGCGCCATCGCCGTCGGCCACCCCTTCGGCATGACCGGCGCCCGGATCACCGGCACGCTGATCAACAGCCTGCAGTTCCACGACAAGCAGTTCGGCCTGGAGACGATGTGCGTCGGCGGCGGCCAGGGCATGGCCATGGTCATCGAGCGGCTGAGCTGA